A genome region from Arachis duranensis cultivar V14167 unplaced genomic scaffold, aradu.V14167.gnm2.J7QH unplaced_Scaffold_106250, whole genome shotgun sequence includes the following:
- the LOC107472453 gene encoding uncharacterized protein LOC107472453, whose translation MIKCPCPQCGFQFMQIREDAYDHLLIKPFPAGYTLWLRHGEKPAEKSSTCTLIVEKPTPEVNPYLQMVHEAFNFTMPPGSEETTTADPIKDDDIELTYLYDGLSRKAHDFADLLADGAEELYPGCSKYSKFSFLVKLYHIKCMCGVSDKAMSMILDLLQDAFEQVKFPSTLYEANKTIRKLGIEYKKVDACPNDCILYRGEDEEATKCKLCGTSRWKKKMRKGSVTKLKIPVSKNGKPLLAKTLCYFPLIPRLQRLFMCSKTSSDMLWHKEAANNDGYLRHPRDAEAWKDFDAKYPFFSNDARSVRLALASDGFNPFRNMSTTYSIWPMILIPYNLPPWLCMKQISFILSMIIPGPKISGNDINVYLEPLVDELKQLWDGVETYDANKEDHYQDVCGANVDY comes from the coding sequence ATGATAAAGTGTCCATGCCCTCAATGTGGGTTTCAATTTATGCAAATAAGAGAGGATGCGTACGACCACCTGTTGATAAAGCCCTTTCCCGCTGGCTATACTTTGTGGTTGCGTCATGGTGAGAAACCAGCTGAGAAGAGCTCTACTTGCACACTGATAGTTGAGAAACCTACACCCGAGGTGAATCCATATCTTCAAATGGTGCACGAGGCATTTAACTTCACAATGCCTCCTGGAAGTGAGGAGACCACAACAGCGGATCCTATAAAAGACGATGATATAGAATTGACGTACTTGTACGATGGTCTAAGTCGCAAGGCACATGATTTTGCCGATCTTCTTGCAGATGGAGCAGAGGAATTATATCCCGGCTGCTCGAAATACTCAAAATTTTCTTTCCTAGTGAAGCTTTATCACATTAAGTGTATGTGTGGTGTGAGTGACAAGGCTATGTCGATGATTTTGGACTTATTGCAGGATGCATTTGAGCAAGTCAAATTCCCGTCCACTTTGTATGAAGCCAATAAAACTATCCGAAAGTTGGGGATTGAGTACAAAAAGGTAGATGCATGCCCAAATGATTGCATATTGTATCGGGGTGAGGATGAGGAGGCGACGAAATGCAAGCTGTGTGGGACTTCACgatggaagaagaagatgcgAAAAGGTTCCGTTACGAAACTCAAAATACCTGTCAGCAAAAACGGAAAGCCTCTCCTAGCGAAGACTCTCTGTTACTTTCCTCTTATACCACGACTGCAACGGTTATTCATGTGTAGCAAAACTTCATCTGACATGTTATGGCATAAAGAGGCAGCTAATAATGATGGGTACTTGAGGCATCCAAGGGACGCTGAAGCATGGAAAGACTTTGATGCAAAGTATCCTTTTTTCTCTAACGATGCTCGCAGTGTTCGCTTAGCTTTAGCAAGTGACGGTTTTAATCCTTTCAGAAATATGAGTACCACGTATTCCATTTGGCCTATGATTCTTATTCCGTATAATCTTCCTCCCTGGCTATGCATGAAACAGATATCTTTTATACTATCTATGATTATTCCCGGTCCTAAAATATCAGGTAACGACATCAATGTTTATTTGGAGCCCCTGGTGGATGAGTTGAAGCAACTCTGGGATGGCGTTGAAACTTATGATGCTAATAAAGAGGACCACTATCAAGATGTGTGCGGCGCTAATGTGGACTATTAG